The Austwickia sp. genome includes a region encoding these proteins:
- a CDS encoding peptidoglycan DD-metalloendopeptidase family protein: MFKKFAVLALAALFFGPAMLLLAIGVLMNPAAIAACTTAGSLSVGNVPDSLTVTTADGYTFTLNKRQLTHAATIITVGGRIDGVGLPGVKVALMAALTESTLRMLSNTSAYPESANYPNDGNGGDHDSLGLFQMRPQSGWGSVAELMDPNYQAAAFFGGPAGPNYPSPRGLLDIPGWERMDPGEAAQSVEVSAFPDRYRSYAPVADAILDALTRTGERGGPVVGVAESSRVVFPLPEGTWVKTDGFGPRIHPITGEHSFHTGLDLAAPVDTSILAAADGTVTVAEFSGGYGGLIVIEHTIDGQTVATAYAHMWQSGILVHVGDRVSAGQHIGDVGSSGMSTGAHLHFEVRPGGTNGEAIDPAKWLNDHGAANLPEAASGPAEGCQSGTAGAPAPLTGDPDQMVDDPTSNGKITARLAHLMAQTKAAFPDTGWGCYSPRPGTKSEHPLGRACDITLGNAIGHYPTPSQLEAGWKVTNWMKDNAEVLGVEYLIWQGKIWSLARDDQGWRPYNGGGMHDPGNVTGGHYDHLHVTVKEN; this comes from the coding sequence GTGTTCAAGAAGTTCGCTGTTCTCGCGCTCGCCGCGCTGTTCTTCGGCCCGGCGATGCTGCTGCTGGCGATCGGGGTGCTGATGAACCCCGCCGCCATCGCCGCCTGCACCACCGCCGGATCGCTCTCGGTCGGCAACGTCCCCGACAGCCTCACCGTGACGACCGCGGACGGCTACACCTTCACGCTCAACAAGCGCCAGCTCACCCACGCCGCGACGATCATCACGGTCGGAGGACGGATCGACGGGGTAGGCCTGCCTGGCGTGAAGGTCGCGCTGATGGCGGCGCTCACTGAGTCCACGCTGCGGATGCTGTCCAACACCAGCGCCTACCCCGAGTCTGCGAACTATCCCAACGACGGCAACGGCGGCGACCACGACTCCCTCGGGTTGTTCCAGATGCGCCCGCAATCGGGGTGGGGCTCCGTCGCCGAGTTGATGGACCCGAACTACCAAGCCGCCGCGTTCTTCGGCGGCCCGGCTGGCCCGAACTACCCGAGTCCGCGTGGCCTGCTCGATATTCCCGGCTGGGAGCGGATGGACCCCGGGGAGGCTGCCCAGTCGGTCGAGGTCAGCGCGTTTCCCGACAGGTACCGCAGCTACGCGCCCGTTGCTGATGCGATCCTCGACGCCCTCACTCGTACCGGCGAGCGTGGCGGCCCCGTCGTCGGTGTGGCGGAGTCGTCGCGGGTGGTGTTCCCGCTGCCGGAGGGGACGTGGGTCAAGACCGACGGGTTCGGGCCGCGCATCCATCCGATCACCGGCGAGCACTCCTTCCACACCGGCCTGGACCTGGCCGCCCCGGTCGACACGTCGATCCTCGCCGCCGCAGACGGCACCGTGACCGTCGCCGAGTTCAGCGGCGGCTACGGCGGGCTCATCGTCATCGAGCACACCATCGACGGCCAGACCGTCGCGACCGCCTACGCGCACATGTGGCAGTCCGGCATCCTCGTTCATGTCGGAGACCGCGTGAGCGCCGGACAGCACATCGGCGATGTCGGCTCCTCGGGCATGAGCACGGGCGCGCATCTGCACTTCGAGGTCCGGCCCGGCGGCACCAACGGCGAAGCGATCGACCCGGCGAAGTGGCTAAACGACCACGGCGCGGCGAACCTTCCCGAAGCCGCTTCCGGTCCGGCCGAGGGATGCCAGAGCGGCACGGCTGGCGCGCCGGCCCCGTTGACGGGTGACCCGGATCAGATGGTGGACGACCCCACCAGCAACGGGAAGATCACCGCCCGACTCGCGCACCTCATGGCCCAGACCAAAGCCGCGTTCCCCGACACCGGCTGGGGCTGCTACTCACCGCGCCCCGGCACCAAGTCGGAGCACCCGCTCGGGCGGGCGTGCGACATCACCCTCGGCAACGCCATCGGCCACTACCCGACACCGAGCCAGTTGGAAGCCGGCTGGAAGGTCACCAACTGGATGAAAGACAACGCCGAAGTGCTCGGCGTCGAGTACCTGATCTGGCAAGGCAAAATCTGGTCCCTCGCCCGAGACGACCAGGGGTGGCGGCCCTACAACGGCGGCGGGATGCACGACCCCGGCAACGTCACCGGAGGCCACTATGACCACCTGCACGTCACCGTGAAAGAAAACTAG
- a CDS encoding site-specific integrase, with protein sequence MDFEDGNRAGSVTALRAGNVALLRPAEQVFDDMLTGWSAQQVSRMLNPKTIGARLSQVRRFAVFCGSLPWEWSPADVEEWTTELVSGDKPCSHGTIRSYQNAVALFCDYLTDRRYGWMERCEELFGAHPVQVCHEWNTATHTSDHEARPAVRPLSREEVQAFFDYADDRADHARTRGKKGWKSVFRDATLFKMIYAFGLRRREVGMLDLHDFTRNPTAIEFGRFGVCNVRWGKASKGSPPRRRAVLAVFDWTRPVIEEYVTDVLPLFDTAGAGMLWPTERQSRITGSYIGMRFAEYRDDLGFDAALHPHCLRHSYVTHLIEDGFDPLFVQQQVGHRWGSTTALYTGVSGDYRNRTLRRALDAAFTPPTATEEGSR encoded by the coding sequence GTGGACTTCGAGGACGGGAACCGCGCCGGATCGGTGACGGCGTTGCGGGCGGGCAACGTGGCGTTGCTGCGTCCGGCGGAGCAGGTCTTCGATGACATGCTCACGGGCTGGTCGGCGCAGCAGGTCTCACGGATGCTGAACCCCAAGACGATCGGGGCGCGCTTGTCGCAGGTGCGCCGGTTCGCCGTGTTCTGCGGGAGCTTGCCGTGGGAGTGGTCGCCCGCCGATGTCGAGGAGTGGACGACCGAGCTGGTCTCCGGCGACAAGCCGTGCTCGCACGGCACGATCCGCTCGTATCAGAACGCGGTCGCGTTGTTCTGCGACTACCTGACCGACCGCCGCTACGGCTGGATGGAGCGATGCGAGGAACTGTTCGGCGCTCATCCGGTGCAGGTCTGCCATGAGTGGAACACCGCGACCCACACCAGCGATCACGAGGCACGCCCGGCGGTCCGGCCACTGTCGCGGGAAGAGGTACAAGCCTTCTTCGACTACGCCGACGATCGCGCCGACCATGCTCGCACGCGCGGAAAGAAGGGCTGGAAGTCGGTGTTCCGCGACGCGACCCTGTTCAAGATGATCTACGCCTTCGGGCTGCGCCGCCGCGAGGTCGGGATGCTGGACCTGCATGACTTCACCCGCAACCCGACCGCGATCGAGTTCGGCCGGTTCGGGGTCTGCAACGTCCGCTGGGGCAAGGCCAGCAAAGGCTCCCCGCCCCGTCGGCGGGCGGTGCTGGCGGTGTTCGACTGGACCCGCCCAGTGATCGAGGAATACGTCACCGACGTGCTGCCGCTGTTCGACACGGCAGGCGCCGGGATGCTGTGGCCGACCGAACGACAATCCAGGATCACGGGCAGCTACATCGGGATGAGGTTCGCCGAGTACCGCGACGACCTCGGCTTCGACGCCGCGCTGCACCCGCACTGTCTGCGGCACTCGTATGTGACCCATCTGATCGAGGACGGCTTCGACCCGCTGTTCGTGCAGCAGCAGGTCGGGCACCGGTGGGGATCGACCACAGCCCTCTACACCGGCGTCTCGGGCGACTACCGCAACCGCACCCTGCGCCGCGCCCTGGACGCCGCGTTCACCCCACCGACCGCAACCGAGGAAGGATCACGCTGA
- a CDS encoding helix-turn-helix transcriptional regulator, giving the protein MTKTVAYHWHLRKIMNEHGMNATTELVPLLADRGVVMTSTQVYRIVTGEPERLNMRLLAALCDILDVTPNDLIEPYVATSSRRGRKTGTTGTSTQSKPSRNRPTRAVIKPAGD; this is encoded by the coding sequence ATGACGAAGACCGTCGCCTACCACTGGCACCTGCGCAAGATCATGAACGAGCACGGCATGAACGCCACCACCGAACTGGTGCCGCTGCTGGCCGACCGGGGCGTGGTGATGACCTCGACCCAGGTCTACCGGATCGTCACCGGCGAGCCGGAGCGGTTGAACATGCGGCTGCTCGCCGCGCTCTGCGACATCCTCGACGTCACCCCCAACGACCTGATCGAGCCCTACGTCGCCACCAGCTCGCGGCGCGGACGCAAGACCGGCACCACCGGCACCAGCACGCAGTCCAAGCCCAGCCGGAACCGTCCAACTCGCGCAGTCATCAAGCCTGCTGGGGACTGA
- a CDS encoding protein phosphatase: protein MDAWTDEPGVVVLPDGRRIRGVGVRRPRGDVPAPDFAVYLLGRDPAPGPWPPRWVRWRDFRLPDSTDDATTALREAWERAGEERVEIGCGGGIGRTGTALALLATMSGVAPEDAVAWVRSHYHRRAVETGRQRRWVEQTATLLQTERE, encoded by the coding sequence GTGGACGCATGGACTGACGAGCCGGGTGTGGTGGTGTTGCCCGACGGGCGACGCATCCGCGGCGTCGGCGTGCGCCGGCCGCGCGGCGATGTGCCTGCCCCCGATTTCGCGGTCTATCTACTTGGCCGTGACCCAGCGCCTGGTCCTTGGCCTCCTCGCTGGGTGCGGTGGCGAGACTTCCGGCTACCGGACTCGACCGACGACGCGACGACGGCGCTGCGTGAGGCGTGGGAACGTGCCGGTGAGGAGCGAGTCGAGATCGGGTGTGGCGGCGGCATCGGGCGGACCGGGACGGCTTTGGCGCTGCTGGCAACGATGAGCGGTGTCGCGCCAGAAGACGCGGTGGCGTGGGTCCGTTCCCACTATCACCGGCGAGCTGTCGAGACGGGCAGGCAACGACGCTGGGTAGAGCAGACCGCGACCTTGCTTCAGACGGAGCGGGAGTGA
- a CDS encoding conjugal transfer protein TrbL encodes MGICDVPVISTVCDTAGEAAASLVSAPFDWLAQAMGGAAGWLFEAVWTVFDTTTLVDVQRPGFVSVFNLVFGIAVFVMLLFFALQLITGMIRRDPTALTRAALGLGKSVLGSFVVITLVALLLEITDQLCVGIIQAAGETTETMGDKIAALVLALSGLSIAAPGVGAIIMIFLAGLAIASAAIVWLSLLIRKSLLLVAVALAPLAFSGSSWDAARGWVGKCAMFVIALILSKLVLVVIFLVAITQVAAPIDVDLASVSDPLSGIVLMALAGFAPYLTYRFLAFVGTDYYGQAGAEDDAKRALNRPIPVPSKPSGDGPKKVLDGQTSGDGGGGSGGGAGVPPKPTPTAGSGGGASSGAGAGASASGGASAGAGAGAGAAAAGPAAAVVVGAQVVKGAATAGPKAGTALAGEAETAAAGAGQTSALPPPSTPAPTAPPSPRPASPTPPAPKPTKE; translated from the coding sequence ATGGGCATTTGCGATGTCCCGGTGATTTCCACCGTCTGCGACACCGCCGGTGAGGCGGCAGCGTCGCTGGTTTCGGCCCCGTTCGACTGGCTCGCGCAAGCAATGGGCGGCGCGGCCGGCTGGCTGTTCGAGGCCGTCTGGACGGTCTTCGACACCACCACGCTCGTGGACGTGCAGCGGCCCGGGTTCGTGTCGGTATTCAACCTCGTGTTCGGCATCGCCGTGTTCGTGATGCTGCTGTTCTTCGCACTTCAGCTCATCACCGGCATGATCCGCCGCGACCCCACCGCCCTCACCCGGGCCGCGCTCGGCCTGGGGAAATCCGTCCTCGGATCGTTCGTGGTCATCACCCTGGTCGCGCTGCTGCTGGAAATCACCGACCAGCTCTGCGTCGGCATCATCCAAGCCGCCGGCGAAACCACCGAGACAATGGGCGACAAGATCGCCGCCCTCGTCCTGGCCTTGTCCGGGCTGTCCATCGCCGCCCCCGGTGTCGGCGCGATCATCATGATCTTCCTCGCCGGCCTGGCCATCGCATCGGCAGCGATCGTGTGGCTCTCATTGCTGATCCGCAAATCGCTACTGCTCGTCGCGGTCGCCCTCGCCCCGCTGGCGTTCTCCGGTTCGTCGTGGGATGCGGCACGGGGCTGGGTCGGCAAGTGCGCCATGTTCGTCATCGCGCTGATCCTGTCCAAGCTCGTGCTGGTCGTGATCTTCCTCGTCGCGATCACCCAGGTCGCCGCACCCATCGACGTCGACCTGGCCTCGGTGTCCGATCCGCTGTCCGGGATCGTGCTCATGGCGCTGGCCGGGTTCGCTCCGTATCTGACGTATCGGTTCCTCGCGTTCGTCGGCACCGACTACTACGGCCAGGCCGGCGCTGAGGACGACGCCAAGCGGGCCTTGAACCGTCCCATCCCCGTGCCCTCCAAGCCGTCCGGGGATGGGCCGAAGAAGGTACTCGACGGTCAAACCAGCGGCGACGGCGGTGGCGGTTCGGGAGGTGGTGCGGGTGTGCCACCGAAGCCCACCCCGACTGCTGGAAGTGGCGGCGGCGCAAGTTCTGGTGCCGGTGCCGGAGCTAGCGCGAGTGGCGGAGCTAGCGCAGGCGCGGGAGCCGGGGCGGGTGCTGCTGCGGCGGGTCCGGCGGCTGCGGTGGTGGTCGGTGCGCAGGTGGTGAAGGGTGCCGCGACCGCGGGGCCGAAGGCCGGGACGGCGTTGGCGGGTGAGGCCGAGACGGCCGCCGCCGGTGCCGGGCAGACCAGCGCCCTACCGCCGCCATCGACGCCGGCGCCGACCGCTCCACCGAGCCCACGCCCCGCCAGTCCGACCCCGCCCGCGCCCAAGCCGACGAAGGAGTGA
- a CDS encoding PrgI family protein → MPSHAKETAASGELVPVKFSRLTRRGVLLGLSVAQLVTLGIGGLTLVGAFYAGGGMLLAYTAPIWVLCAALTWIPVGGRPVVEWLPVTFWWLWRVTGGQLLYRRRIVRPRPVGTLALPGDAARLREFIDPESGACMIHDPDAATLTVVCEVAHPAFVLLDPGEQERRVTTWGRALATVCRSGRIATLQVLERTLPDSGTGLAEWWTAHGTPDGSWAADTYAELIERAGPAGERHATTISLSLDMKAAARQIRTAGGGIKGAAGVLRQEMSTLVSALRSADLAPSGWLNAGQIAVILRSAYDPAIASALERHGQIGRDLATAGPVAVTETWGNLRTDSAHHAVLWISEWPRSLVYPGFAAPILLSTGIQRAVSLIYTPMRSDQAARDIRRKKVEYISDAAQRARLGQIEDASQSAEFQDVLQQEADLTAGHGVLRVTGLISVSAPSIDDLEAAVAAITQAAIQSSCETRRLVGQQAAAFTAAALPLCRRV, encoded by the coding sequence ATGCCCAGTCACGCGAAAGAGACCGCTGCGTCGGGTGAGCTGGTGCCGGTGAAGTTCAGCCGTCTCACTCGCCGCGGGGTGTTGTTGGGGTTGTCGGTCGCTCAGCTCGTCACGCTCGGCATCGGCGGCCTCACGCTGGTCGGCGCGTTCTACGCCGGCGGCGGGATGCTGCTCGCCTACACCGCGCCCATCTGGGTGCTCTGCGCCGCGCTGACCTGGATACCGGTCGGCGGGCGCCCGGTCGTGGAGTGGCTGCCGGTCACGTTCTGGTGGCTGTGGCGGGTCACGGGCGGGCAGTTGCTCTACCGCCGCCGCATCGTCCGGCCCCGGCCGGTCGGCACCCTCGCGCTCCCCGGCGACGCGGCGCGGCTGCGGGAGTTCATCGACCCGGAGAGCGGGGCGTGCATGATCCACGACCCCGACGCCGCCACCCTGACGGTCGTGTGCGAGGTGGCGCATCCGGCGTTCGTCTTGTTGGACCCGGGCGAGCAGGAACGCCGCGTCACGACCTGGGGCCGGGCGTTGGCGACGGTGTGCCGCTCGGGCAGGATCGCAACCTTGCAGGTTCTCGAACGGACCCTGCCGGACTCGGGTACGGGGTTGGCGGAGTGGTGGACCGCGCACGGAACCCCGGACGGCTCTTGGGCCGCCGACACCTACGCCGAGTTGATCGAGCGCGCTGGCCCGGCCGGGGAACGGCACGCCACCACCATCAGCCTGTCACTGGACATGAAAGCGGCCGCCCGACAGATCAGGACCGCCGGTGGCGGCATCAAGGGCGCCGCCGGGGTACTGCGGCAGGAGATGTCCACCCTCGTGTCGGCGCTGCGGTCGGCCGACCTCGCCCCCTCTGGGTGGCTCAACGCCGGACAGATCGCCGTCATCCTCCGATCCGCCTACGATCCCGCGATCGCCTCAGCGTTGGAGCGACACGGACAGATCGGCCGCGACCTCGCCACCGCCGGGCCTGTCGCGGTCACCGAGACCTGGGGCAACCTGCGTACCGACTCCGCCCACCACGCTGTGCTCTGGATATCGGAATGGCCCCGGAGCCTCGTCTATCCCGGTTTCGCTGCCCCGATCCTGCTGTCCACCGGCATCCAACGGGCCGTGTCCCTGATCTACACGCCGATGCGCTCCGACCAGGCCGCCCGCGACATCCGACGCAAGAAGGTCGAATACATCAGCGATGCGGCCCAGCGTGCCCGGCTCGGGCAGATCGAGGACGCCTCACAATCAGCGGAGTTCCAAGACGTGCTACAACAGGAAGCCGACCTCACCGCCGGGCACGGCGTCCTGCGCGTGACCGGACTCATCAGTGTGTCGGCACCGAGCATCGACGACCTCGAAGCCGCCGTCGCCGCGATCACCCAAGCCGCCATCCAGAGCTCCTGCGAGACCCGCCGACTCGTCGGCCAGCAAGCCGCCGCCTTCACCGCCGCCGCGCTGCCCCTGTGCCGGAGGGTGTGA
- a CDS encoding IS21 family transposase encodes MKSAEEIMEMLDAYDLTGSLRDAGELAGCSHHTVKRYVDRRAGGGELPAAAVRPMLIDEYLPKVEEWVERSVGKVRADVAHEKLLALGYGGSERTTRRAVAKVKKSYRAGHVRVHRPWVTEPGMWLQYDYGDGPVVDGVKTVLFVAWLAWSRFRVVLPIRDKTMPSVFAALDVTFRRLGGVPTYVLTDNEKTVTVEHIAGIPVRNPQLVAFAEHYSMVVHTCVPADPASKGGTESSVKISKADLVPKDTNLREGYASFAELEAACVEFCEKVNTRAHRVTRRPPIEMLAEERVRLHPVPMTPHTVAFGTTRVVPGNTPMVMFESGQYSVPHALLGATVWVRAHGVGEDEWVVIVHVGQDGPLEVARHRRATPGTPKIDDEHFPAQPSGPLDRQPRAKNPAESDFLDLGEGARLWLIEAAAAGTPRMRVKMAEALSLAKLFDPVEVDWALGHAAVHGRFAEADLSSILDHHARAPKAGEHRASEDSSLTQGTSAWARLGEQVGQHDGRDGNEVAR; translated from the coding sequence TTGAAGTCTGCCGAGGAGATCATGGAAATGTTGGATGCCTACGACCTAACAGGTTCGTTGCGCGATGCCGGCGAGCTGGCTGGCTGCTCCCACCACACGGTGAAGCGGTACGTGGATCGCCGTGCTGGCGGCGGGGAGTTGCCGGCGGCGGCGGTGCGGCCGATGTTGATCGATGAGTATCTGCCCAAGGTCGAGGAGTGGGTCGAGCGGTCGGTCGGGAAGGTCCGTGCCGATGTGGCGCACGAGAAGCTGCTCGCCCTGGGCTACGGAGGGTCGGAGCGCACCACCCGCCGTGCGGTCGCGAAGGTCAAGAAGTCCTACCGGGCCGGACACGTGCGGGTGCACCGTCCCTGGGTGACTGAGCCGGGGATGTGGTTGCAGTACGACTACGGCGATGGCCCCGTCGTCGACGGCGTCAAGACCGTGCTGTTCGTCGCCTGGCTGGCTTGGTCGCGGTTCCGGGTCGTGTTGCCGATCCGCGACAAGACGATGCCCTCGGTGTTCGCTGCCCTGGACGTGACGTTCCGGCGGCTGGGTGGGGTGCCGACCTATGTGTTGACCGACAACGAGAAGACCGTCACGGTCGAGCACATCGCCGGAATTCCGGTGCGGAATCCGCAGCTGGTGGCGTTCGCCGAGCACTACTCGATGGTCGTGCACACCTGCGTCCCGGCCGATCCGGCGTCCAAGGGCGGCACCGAGTCGTCGGTGAAGATCAGCAAGGCCGACCTGGTCCCCAAGGACACCAACCTGCGCGAGGGGTACGCCTCGTTCGCCGAGCTCGAGGCGGCGTGCGTGGAGTTCTGCGAGAAGGTCAACACCCGAGCGCACCGGGTCACTCGTCGGCCACCGATCGAGATGCTCGCCGAGGAACGGGTCCGGCTGCACCCGGTCCCGATGACCCCGCACACGGTCGCGTTCGGCACCACGCGGGTGGTGCCGGGCAACACACCGATGGTGATGTTCGAGTCCGGCCAGTACTCGGTCCCGCATGCCCTGCTGGGTGCGACGGTGTGGGTCCGTGCCCATGGTGTCGGCGAGGACGAGTGGGTCGTCATCGTCCACGTCGGCCAGGACGGTCCCCTCGAAGTCGCCCGCCACCGCCGGGCCACACCCGGCACCCCGAAGATCGATGACGAGCACTTCCCAGCCCAGCCGTCCGGGCCACTGGACCGCCAGCCCCGTGCGAAGAACCCGGCCGAGTCCGACTTCCTCGACCTGGGCGAGGGCGCGAGGTTGTGGCTGATCGAGGCCGCCGCCGCAGGCACACCACGGATGCGCGTCAAGATGGCCGAAGCCCTCAGCTTGGCCAAGCTGTTCGACCCCGTCGAGGTCGACTGGGCACTGGGCCACGCCGCCGTGCACGGCCGGTTCGCCGAAGCAGACCTGTCCTCGATCCTGGACCACCACGCCCGAGCACCGAAAGCCGGTGAGCACCGGGCCAGCGAGGACTCCTCGCTGACCCAGGGCACCAGCGCATGGGCACGGCTCGGTGAACAGGTCGGCCAGCACGACGGCCGCGACGGGAACGAGGTGGCCCGATGA